The following DNA comes from Solanum stenotomum isolate F172 chromosome 11, ASM1918654v1, whole genome shotgun sequence.
ATCATATTGGTGCTAAGTAGATTTAAGTCCAACAGAGAATGGGTTCAACAACTAACTTATGTTAATGAACGGTTTAACTCACAGAACAAACATGTGAACCTAACTTTAAAGCATGAGAGGGGAATAACCTGCCCATTCCTGAGCATCTGTAAGATGGGTAACAGCATCACGATTTGTAGCAATAAAGAGACATCCTGGATTTTCACGTATGCACAAGGTAGCATACCTTCATTACAGAAAACAAGTTAGAGATGTGATATCAACAGGTAAGAGAAGATTTATACAGACAGGTGAATGCGCGACATAGGAAACCTATACAGTTATAATACCCTTCACTTTTCCCCGAGTCTTGCCTTGAATACAGGGTTTATATGTGCAGATAGTAATTCTAGTCTGAATCAGGTCCTATAGCAAGGGGAATATTTTAGCATGGGATAGCTAAAATGGATTAGATGATCAGAACTTTGAGCAAAGAAAAAAGTACTATATAAGTGGTTAAGtaaattgaatattaaaatCCGAACAAATCCAAAACAAAGTAATCTCATAGTTAGATATTATTCGGCAGAGAATGTGATACAGAAAAGATAAAAAGGATAACTCACTGAATCTTGTGGTAGTTGAAATAGCGGTCAAATCCAACAACAACAGCTCCAACCTGAAAGGTATAGACACAACTCAGCacaatatattcaaaaaatagtAGAGCTTGGTCTGATTTAAACGTAGAACACACATGAGAACAAAATAAGTTTAGAAGCATGAAATGAGGCATACATCCTTATCCTGCTCCATCATATATCCAGGTTTTAGCTCTATTTTCTTGTCACCGTCTTCCTGTTAAAAAGAATAACACAGCATTCAGTTCAAATGTGAATCTGGTACCAAAGAAGGCACCGAGCAAATGCTCCGtagctctctctctctctgaaATCTAACtataaaaagagaagaaaagaacaTTTTTTAAACTATGTTATCAAAGTAAACATTGTTAGTGGGATCATTTTCTAACTTTCAAAGCATAGTTGAAAGGAAGTTCCCAAGTCATGGTTCAAATTGCAGCACTCTGGCTCCAAGGTTACGTAATTTAGTCTGCAGTGTAAGAAAacgtgaattttggttgaaagaTGCAAATGACATTCattgtttcttttcattttgcaaGTCTTGTTTATCTCAATCTTCTGGCCAAGTATAAGACTTTTACACTTGACAAAGGAAAAAACATAACAAAGACAGAAAATGAGAGACATGGTATAATCCTAATAACTATAAGACCTGATTTATATTAGGTAAGATAAATGGCTGTGGCGACAAGGCGAGAACACAACATATCACTAGTTCCACAGGTTAGTTAACTAGAACGAGAAGATAAACATTCATTCATAAACCATTagaccaaaattttaataatttattgatttatttgaggTGAAAAACTATCAAGAGGTCAAAAGTTATTAACTGCAAGACATGTCATAGCTTATTCATAAAATAGAAAGGACtgtatattatttatttctacATACCGGTCCTCCAAGATATTGAATACCAGCTAACTCAAGCTCCTTCAAGATGCCATCCTCACCAACAACGTACACCTTAAAAATGCACACCAGTTAAACAATATGGTAAAACATTTTAGGCTTTTAGCAGTGAATCCATGCTactgaattttttattttttatttttttggtctgTGGACAAGTGACTGATACAGTCAAAAGATAATACCACAAATCTGTGTCACTGCAGCTGAAAGCATTAGACGCAATGTAATATGAGATCCACAACTTATCAGACGGTACTTTTACCTATTCTTATTTCAATAACTCAACACAGAAGACAATTAGTATCTGGgagaatgaaaaagaataatGATTCCGAAATCCTTTAAACATCTAAAGGATCCATGATGGTAGAAAAAATGTCTAATTTTCgaattgaagttgaattttacTCCCACTATTTCAATTTGTATGTCGTACTTTcgtttttagtcagtttcaaaaagaatgtctctttcctCTTTTGGAAACTCTATCATTTTAACTTTCCACATGGCATgattaagaccacaagattaaaaggcATTAATAGTCGCTCGACAATAGGAAATATGCTGTGAATTTATGATGGCTTACCTTTTTATCTTTTGGGAAGTCAATAGACTTCAAATAAGCAGCTGCAGCAAAGGATGAAGCAAAAATTTCCTCCTGGAAAGTGACTTGCTATAAGAACTATTGATCCACTTAGTCATAAATATGAACTAGAATAACAATTAACTTACCTCGTTGACACTAAGACCAAGTGTTTCAAATTTCTTCCCGTACTGCTTTCTAGACTTTGTTGAGTTGTTGGTAACAAAAACTAATCTCTTTCCCTGGAGAATGAAGTTACCGAAACGTTAGATGGAGCAACCAGTTCTCTAATAAATGATTTTGTTGTCATACTTTTCATatgaaaaatgtaattttgGTTTGAATCACTATAAACTGAATGCTACAAACAATCTTGCAATCAAATTTAAGTACGCAAAGCATCCCATCATTCGAAACACTAACCTTTTCCCTGAGCAAATCCAAAGTTTCAGGGACTCCGTCTATCAGTTTATCTCCTTTCCATATGACTCCTGTATATAATGGAGGAAAAAAGGACTTTATTTTAAGTAACTTACTCAACTTTTTTGCTAGGAACATATTATCAACATTTCTTTAAGGATAATTGCGACAAAAGATGATAAGGGAAAGGAAAAGAAACTTAGACTATCACCTGTTAAAGATGCTAACGACCAGACCTCTCTATAATAACTACCCTACATAACAACATTTCACTATAACGGACAAGTTTTCATTGGTaatgatatttcattttatattacaTTCAACATTTTGCTATAGAAACCAAAAATATTCAGACAAACTGACGTTATAAAGAGATTTGGCTGTATCAggaaaatttttaattcacaTTCTTCCTAAAATTACTTCATTTAGGTCATGCCACTATCGCATAAAAAAGTCTGAAATGTATCATACTCTAGGGGTATTCATTTTAGATTCTCACTATGTATAGAATAAATTCAATGCACTCTATATCAGATGCCATATTCTGGCCAGACACAATACTTAAAATGAGAGTTGAGAATATGTCCTTATAAGAAGTTCTGGCTTTAATTTCCCCACTTTGTTTATGATTACTATATCTTTCTCCCCTTATGAATGACATTTAACTTTGTTGGGTGTTCGAACAAAGTTCCACATTAGTAGCTGAAAAAATTGGAAGCTATAGAGAAGGTACAACGAAGTGACAATATCACACCATGTTAAGAGTATTCATGCACGTTGGCTAATTCTACGAAATACTTCCCACCAACAATAGGTTCCAAGTAACTCCGTCTATCAAGACTAGGACAAATGGGAataaatcacctagtgttttttgtctctactaagtgttttttgttaaaatacttttcataaaagaacttCGGGAGAGTAGCAGTCCATGTTTGGCTAGTCAacctaaaatttatttaattagaacAATAATTCATACTTTATGAAGGTTCTTTAAGtgttttaccaaaaaaaaaacttattttttcagCTTCTAACAACTTCCACTATCACTCAAAATCATTTCGTTTTCCTTAGAAGCTTGGCCAAACACCTCAATTCTCTAAACTAAgcactttttcttttaaaaaaaaagaagtttcaACTTCCCGAAAGCTTGATCGAACATGTTATTAGCCCAATAAAGTAAAAACCCACTAATCCAAAGTTGTCTATATCATGATTCATGAAACAAGCCAACAATGCACTACATTTAGAGTATTTGACACACACTCatcgacatttttgaagagtccgagcaataTAGCAATAAGCATACACACAAAATGAAACACCTTTAACTACATCTtccaacaaacaaacaaaaactcCACTAAAACACTTTAAAAACCACCCAAAAACCGTCCCTTTCCGGAACATCCAATAAAATTAGAACGATACCGAGAAGATTAACATGACCTCTCCACAACTATAACACACACAAATCTAGAAAATGTTCCATTAACACTCAAAACCATCATAAGCAATCAAATACACAAACACCCAAATCAACATTAAatcaaaaaaatccaaaaaaaataaaaataaaatcataccATCACAATCAAAGATGAAAGTTTCAACAGAATCAATGAGTTCTGCAGGATTTGTAAGTGGCTGTGCTGAAGCTTTGGTAACAAAACTTGATTTTGATGACTCCATTCTTGAATTCTTACAATTCCATTTAATGGGTTTTGAAGAATTGTTCAATGGATTTGAAATGTAAGAGaatttatttgataattttttggaatttgtaaagaaaagagttgaagaagaagaaatggttGCTGTTACTCTGATGCTCAGcatatctcttttttttcttttaaaaaaaaaaatgaatctgTTCTGTACAGAAATAACTGATTTGAGGTTGttactaaaattaatataaaaaaaataaaatataaaaatggtaaattattaataaaataataatattaaatgaaaaaaaaaattgagtggaTGAAGATAGATATATATTAAGATGGAAAATGCAAGGCTGTGAATTAACTCTGTTCTTCTTCTTTGCTATCTtgctaattcattttttttttcgataTTCGTATTAGAATTCGATTAATTTAGATTCATATCGCGATTATATactaatgatttttttcatgttcAGGATGTATAGTCTCATTTGTTGCAGCACATCCTTTTATGGcttattattattcattttcttttaatttcttattaaattttcaatattcatATTGGAGTTTGATTCATTCAGATTCACATCGCGCGCATCCATTAGGGGAAGCACTTTCtaccaataattttttatacttagaatttaaaattgaagCCTCTGATTAAACTTATTTGTTGCACCATATCATATGATGATCTCTTGAtattcattcttttttcttcttcttttttatattctaattgaattcctttcttcttcattatcaTATTGTTCTTGTTAAATACTACTTACACAAGTTATATATTATAATGCTTTATAATGAGAAAGAAATCTATTaatacttttataattttactagtaaagagtattattatttttttacattaagATTATGATAATGTATTGAAACGATATAAATGAATGGAAGTTTTTTTATAGAGATTTTTATGTAAATAGCCGCTAGATTTATGTTTACTTTCTTAGGCAGTATACGCTTATTATATAGTAGGAAACTACACCTCATGATGTTAAAAATGACTtgttgcttcttctttttttaactgTGAGTGTctattgaaaatagtttttctacCGCAATTGTACCGATCCAGCAAACAACATGTAATTGGGCTTTTTCCATTTGAGTTGGTTGGGCTTTTCCCATTTGGATTGGACCAATAGACCAAGTCAGCGGCCCACACTTTTTGATGAATAATTTCAGAAGCCCATAATATTCCACTGATAGCTATTACTATGGTTACCAATAAGGGTCAATATGTCTCGAGTTTGAGTCTAGAATATGAAATCGTTTTTAGTTAGGCGCATTTTACCCCCTCCGGCTCTTCATTTTTACGTTGATAATTACCTACTAGTACACATAACCCTTGAATCTTGATGTTCTTAATTCCATTCTACATCAAATAAACATTGTTCTTCGTAGCGCTTTTTCTCCTCCCTCATGTGCTCACCATAAATCTGTCTTTTTATTATCTTCAACTTGTGGTAATGAAACGTATCCGCTCCAGGTTCAAAATCTCTTTTAGTTTGAAATATTGATCCATCACGATTAACCAGTCTAATACCACGCCATGGAAGGGTCTCGgcttccataaaaaaaaattagtaacttCTACGCTAGTCTTCACAATTACTCCACTTCCCTTCCTTGCTTCGAGGAGGTTATATAATAGTAACAGAAGGagacaaatataaaatagaatCTTACGTAATTTAACACGATAATATCCCGTTAATCAAATGTTCCATTAATTATACGGAGATTGTCTTTAATTCTTGTACGACCAACTAATTAACACTACACTAAagcatatattatattaattattaatcctAATCCCCCAATCAAACCATGttactattattttaatatttatatttcgattaatttttataaactttccaatcatatattttttctgcATTAAGGCAAACACCACTTATTACATTccactaaaaaaattattatagttAATGTGGAAAAAAACATTAATGACCCATACTTTCTTTACTAGtagtactattttatttatttctgtGATTTATAACCATAAGTATCAATTGTCTCCATCAAAGGAGCTGTTATATGTTGAAGAATGACGCATCAAATTAATTACCCCTTATGTTGTTGGCAAATGTCCACTCAGCATTGTCGTGATGGGATGAATACAATCTTTTCGTTCTTAATTATATGTATTGATGAGTTCTAAATTTAGGTTACAGAACGACTTTAAGAAAATTATCTGATGTAACAGGTTTGACCTTTTTATTCTTTATAATAGaactttcaaaaaattataaaaatctagcgatattatgtatttttatagtAGATATACACGATAAGAAATCATAATAGTAATCACGTTCTCCATAGAGATGGCAACACACATTTGTGACTTGACATATACGTAAAGTTTGatgcagtggcggagccacataTATTTGGGGGTTGTTGATTAATAATAtttcttcgtcgaaaaattacatAGCTTGGCTtggtaaattatattttttatgtttatatatatatatatatatatattacatattgacACTCCTTGATTTGTACAcgattttacttctttatattttgacactcCTTAGTCAAAATTCTGAATCTGATTTGATGTATTCACATACATACAACTTCTACACTgaaaatacatatatacacatacaatTAAAACATATATTGTAATTCACGCGATTTTAATTAGATTAGATATTGtagtcatttaaaatttattaaatataaatttataaaatgatttggattatattaaatttatgaatatattagtccaaataaatattatggattaaaataattgagttaattatttaaatctaataaatatagatttaattaaagctcgctccataaagcccatatgtcatgtcacttaaatctgattggtcGAAGAGAGTCCTCTTCCAATCACAACtcctctattttaaaactataaataggggtcctcataattcagaaaaCAAAACGAAGTATTCTAAACAAAAAGCTAGAGAAAGTTCGTGGATCAAAACCACAAATTTCTCTACAAGCTATAAGTTTAAGAATTTTCAagagttcaagaattcaagtgttcaagtttaagaattgaagatttgaagaagtcaatatcaagataaagttcaagttcaagaacaatcaagatcaagatcaagctcgaagcccttggattcaactagaagtcaagataaagttcaagatcAAAAATTAAGTTCAAGATAAAGTTAAAGTCCAAGTTCAtcaaagattcaagaacaagctccaaAAGCCCTTGAATTTATATTCGAAAAGGCGAATTtagaggaatcatagagattgtaacactcgcactttgaaataataaaacgattattgtgataattttttcgttcttgattattgttttctcgacgCAAATTTTactgtctatatatatataccgtGTATTTTGcaacattttaaaagaaaaagaatgctatgttttttgaagaaaaaaaatctcgCT
Coding sequences within:
- the LOC125845229 gene encoding phosphoglycolate phosphatase 1A, chloroplastic-like: MLSIRVTATISSSSTLFFTNSKKLSNKFSYISNPLNNSSKPIKWNCKNSRMESSKSSFVTKASAQPLTNPAELIDSVETFIFDCDGVIWKGDKLIDGVPETLDLLREKGKRLVFVTNNSTKSRKQYGKKFETLGLSVNEEEIFASSFAAAAYLKSIDFPKDKKVYVVGEDGILKELELAGIQYLGGPEDGDKKIELKPGYMMEQDKDVGAVVVGFDRYFNYHKIQYATLCIRENPGCLFIATNRDAVTHLTDAQEWAGGGSMVGAILGSTKREPLVVGKPSTFMMDYLADKFKIQKSQICMVGDRLDTDIVFGQNGGCKTLLVLSGVTSLSMLQDPNNSTQPDFYANKISDFLSIKAAAV